Proteins encoded by one window of Streptomyces sp. NBC_01571:
- a CDS encoding TetR/AcrR family transcriptional regulator yields MPYGDAMTTRSRSEERRAEIVRAALEVIAERGYRGASMAAVAERVGLTQQGLLHYFPTKDTLLVAVLKERDQWDAVPDSRWRLDLLASLADYNAMRPGIVQTFSALLGESVTEGHPAREFFTRRYVAVRASMAQVLRTEYGERLPSGLTPERAAPLLVAVMDGLQYQWLLDPESVDMPAAFRDFLVLLGEA; encoded by the coding sequence ATACCGTACGGTGACGCCATGACGACCAGGTCCAGGAGCGAGGAGCGGCGCGCGGAGATCGTGCGCGCGGCCCTGGAGGTGATCGCCGAACGCGGTTACCGGGGCGCGAGCATGGCCGCCGTCGCCGAGCGCGTGGGCCTCACCCAGCAGGGCCTGCTGCACTACTTCCCGACCAAGGACACCCTGCTGGTCGCGGTCCTCAAGGAGCGCGACCAGTGGGACGCCGTGCCCGACAGCCGGTGGCGGCTGGATCTGCTGGCCTCGCTCGCCGACTACAACGCCATGCGGCCCGGCATCGTGCAGACCTTCTCGGCGCTGCTCGGCGAGAGCGTCACGGAGGGGCATCCGGCGCGCGAGTTCTTCACCCGGCGTTATGTCGCCGTGCGCGCGAGCATGGCGCAGGTGCTGCGCACCGAGTACGGGGAGCGGCTGCCGAGCGGGCTCACGCCGGAGCGCGCCGCCCCGCTGCTGGTGGCGGTGATGGACGGGCTCCAGTACCAGTGGCTGCTGGATCCGGAGTCGGTGGACATGCCGGCCGCGTTCCGGGACTTCCTGGTGCTGCTGGGCGAGGCCTGA
- a CDS encoding NAD(P)-dependent oxidoreductase, translated as MEKIAFLGLGHMGAAMARRLLDAGHPLTVWNRTAAKAEPLVAAGATLAASPGEAVRDADVVITMLADPAALGAVADAVVPRLRPGTYWVEMSTVGPDVVKELAARLGEGVRLVDAPVAGSTDKAAAGQLGILAGGDVAGVERVLAPLGTVTRTGPSGSGAALKLVVNTAVLGGVALVAEAMVLADALGLDEDTVRGSLAGGPLGGAVGRAFAEGVHFGTSLAVKDVALATRTAELPAMEAVLEHYKRAAADPAVADADIAQAVERIRRHSA; from the coding sequence ATGGAAAAGATCGCATTCCTCGGACTCGGTCACATGGGCGCGGCGATGGCGCGCCGACTCCTCGACGCCGGGCACCCGTTGACCGTCTGGAACCGTACCGCCGCGAAGGCGGAGCCGCTGGTCGCCGCCGGGGCCACGCTCGCCGCGTCCCCGGGCGAGGCCGTGCGGGACGCCGATGTGGTGATCACGATGCTCGCCGACCCCGCCGCGCTCGGCGCGGTCGCGGACGCCGTCGTGCCGCGGCTGCGCCCGGGGACGTACTGGGTGGAGATGTCGACCGTCGGCCCGGACGTGGTGAAGGAGCTGGCCGCCCGGCTGGGGGAGGGGGTGCGCCTCGTCGACGCGCCGGTGGCGGGCAGCACGGACAAGGCGGCGGCGGGGCAGCTCGGCATCCTCGCGGGCGGTGACGTGGCCGGCGTCGAGCGGGTGCTCGCCCCCCTCGGCACCGTCACCCGCACCGGCCCGTCCGGCTCCGGCGCCGCGCTCAAGCTCGTCGTCAACACCGCTGTGCTCGGCGGGGTCGCCCTCGTCGCCGAGGCCATGGTCCTCGCGGACGCGCTCGGCCTCGACGAGGACACCGTGCGCGGCTCGCTCGCGGGCGGGCCGCTCGGCGGTGCCGTCGGCCGTGCCTTCGCCGAGGGCGTGCACTTCGGTACCTCGCTCGCGGTGAAGGACGTCGCCCTCGCCACCAGGACCGCCGAACTCCCCGCCATGGAGGCGGTGCTGGAGCACTACAAGCGGGCGGCGGCCGATCCCGCCGTCGCCGACGCGGACATCGCGCAGGCCGTCGAGCGCATCCGCCGGCATTCGGCCTGA
- a CDS encoding pyroglutamyl peptidase produces the protein MAGAAVTPTASAAAHPGTADSGTTDSATVGSGTVGSGTVGSGTVGSGTVEEQRLDRAAPQEILRRSGFDTVAPEFTRALRRSGSYARAEHVVAQQGARLWRRAVDRAQGRGAAGGDLSRDDDRPLYWARLAMTREVRQWTPGFGLTNAQRTRLLATLERASRGQQDIRYPHAKGVKRILVTGFDPFTLDQDVRTSNPSGATALALDGTTIRTADGPARVETAVFPVRWQDFAEGTVERTLRRQLPRVDLFTTVSQGRVGRFDVERTNGAWRGGFPDNENVSRTGTVPVTDPASQPQWTSTTLPYARIVAASTGRFPVYDHTSVTEIPAGGTDPVVRPDGPTPGSTARAGGGGDYLSNEIAYRATLLRDRLGLHDSLPGGHVHTPVLAFGTGNADPATGTVTDPEFVRNRLDIIAQVRSILTVAADAGAPGVSGTARTRDRGRPGR, from the coding sequence ATGGCTGGGGCGGCGGTCACCCCCACCGCGTCGGCCGCGGCGCACCCCGGCACCGCGGACTCCGGTACCACGGACTCCGCCACCGTGGGTTCCGGCACCGTGGGTTCCGGCACCGTGGGTTCCGGCACCGTGGGTTCCGGCACCGTGGAGGAACAGCGCCTCGACCGGGCCGCGCCCCAGGAGATCCTGCGGCGCTCCGGATTCGACACGGTGGCACCGGAGTTCACCCGGGCGCTGAGACGGTCGGGCTCGTACGCGCGGGCCGAGCACGTGGTCGCACAGCAGGGTGCGCGGCTGTGGCGGCGGGCCGTGGACCGGGCGCAGGGACGCGGCGCCGCGGGCGGCGACCTGAGCCGGGACGACGACCGGCCGCTGTACTGGGCGCGGCTCGCAATGACCCGCGAAGTGCGGCAGTGGACACCCGGGTTCGGGCTGACGAACGCGCAACGCACGCGACTGCTGGCCACGTTGGAGCGGGCCTCGCGCGGCCAGCAGGACATCCGCTATCCGCACGCGAAGGGCGTGAAGCGGATCCTGGTCACCGGGTTCGACCCGTTCACGCTGGACCAGGACGTCCGGACCTCCAACCCGTCCGGGGCCACCGCCCTCGCTCTCGACGGTACGACGATCCGGACGGCGGACGGACCCGCGCGCGTCGAGACCGCCGTGTTCCCCGTCCGCTGGCAGGACTTCGCCGAGGGCACGGTGGAACGGACGCTGCGGCGGCAGCTGCCGCGCGTGGACCTGTTCACGACGGTGAGCCAGGGCCGCGTAGGGCGCTTCGACGTGGAGCGGACCAACGGAGCCTGGCGGGGCGGTTTCCCGGACAACGAGAACGTGTCGCGGACCGGGACGGTCCCGGTCACCGATCCGGCCTCGCAGCCGCAGTGGACGTCGACGACCCTCCCGTACGCGCGGATCGTGGCCGCGAGCACCGGCCGCTTCCCGGTGTACGACCACACGTCGGTGACCGAGATCCCGGCGGGAGGCACCGATCCGGTCGTACGCCCGGACGGCCCGACCCCGGGCTCGACGGCGCGTGCCGGGGGCGGCGGGGACTATCTCTCCAACGAGATCGCCTACCGCGCGACGCTGCTGCGCGACCGCCTCGGTCTGCACGACAGCCTGCCGGGCGGCCATGTACACACACCCGTGCTCGCGTTCGGCACCGGCAACGCGGACCCGGCGACCGGGACGGTCACCGATCCGGAGTTCGTCCGCAACCGGCTGGACATCATCGCCCAGGTCCGGTCGATCCTGACGGTGGCCGCGGACGCGGGCGCGCCGGGGGTCAGCGGGACGGCGCGGACCCGAGACCGAGGCCGGCCGGGACGGTGA
- a CDS encoding SGNH/GDSL hydrolase family protein, producing MRIRSHSPRAVLAVVAAALLAVAGCDASGDGSSAPHSTAGGRPSPKPTPLWNPSPRSVAAVGDSITRGFDACTVLSDCPEVSWATGSDTGVRSLAVRLLGRAGAAERSWNYAVTGARMADLPEQMAQAVVEKPELVTVMVGANDACRSSVSAMTPVADFRAAFQAAMGTLRDELPRTQVYVSSVPDLKRLWSEGRGNPLGKQIWKLGICPSMLADADSLGSRAMLRRAKVQDRVEQYNKVLRDVCAKDRRCRFDGGAVHDFRFGTDQLSHWDWFHPSKDGQARLAELAYRVVTARRPVG from the coding sequence ATGCGCATCCGCAGCCACAGTCCGCGCGCCGTCCTCGCCGTGGTGGCGGCGGCCCTGCTGGCTGTCGCCGGGTGCGACGCCTCCGGTGACGGCTCCTCAGCTCCGCACAGCACCGCCGGGGGCCGTCCGTCCCCGAAGCCGACCCCCCTCTGGAACCCCAGTCCCCGCTCCGTGGCCGCCGTCGGGGACTCCATCACCCGCGGCTTCGACGCCTGCACCGTGCTGTCCGACTGCCCCGAGGTCTCCTGGGCGACCGGCAGCGACACCGGGGTCCGCAGCCTGGCCGTGCGGCTGCTCGGGCGGGCGGGAGCCGCCGAGCGCAGCTGGAACTACGCGGTGACCGGTGCGCGGATGGCGGACCTGCCGGAGCAGATGGCGCAGGCCGTGGTCGAGAAGCCGGAGCTGGTGACCGTGATGGTGGGCGCCAACGACGCCTGCCGCTCCTCGGTCTCGGCGATGACCCCGGTCGCCGACTTCCGCGCCGCGTTCCAGGCCGCGATGGGCACCCTGCGCGACGAACTGCCGAGGACACAGGTGTACGTGTCGAGCGTGCCGGATCTCAAGCGGCTGTGGTCCGAGGGGCGCGGCAACCCGCTGGGCAAGCAGATCTGGAAACTGGGCATCTGTCCCTCGATGCTGGCCGACGCGGATTCCCTGGGCTCCAGGGCGATGCTGCGGCGGGCGAAGGTGCAGGACCGGGTGGAGCAGTACAACAAGGTCCTCAGGGACGTGTGCGCCAAGGACCGGCGCTGCCGTTTCGACGGGGGCGCGGTCCACGACTTCCGCTTCGGTACGGACCAGCTGAGCCACTGGGACTGGTTCCACCCGAGCAAGGACGGCCAGGCCCGGCTCGCGGAGCTGGCCTATCGGGTGGTGACGGCCCGCCGGCCGGTGGGCTGA
- a CDS encoding aldose epimerase family protein: protein MDSELFGTLPDGTPVHRWTLERAEVRVRILTYGGIVQSVEIPDRDGHRADVVLGFPDLDGYLAHPDPYLGALVGRYANRIAGGRFPLDGLTYSLAQNNAPNSLHGGERGFDKRVWDVEPVGHGLRLTRVSPHGEEGFPGRLEVTATYGLDAAGALHIAYEAVTDAPTVVNLTNHTYWNLAGSGNAGGHELRLAASRLTPVDADLIPTGALESVDGTRFDFRTARKAGAGYDHNFVLDKGTTASAVEVAELHDPSSGRVLTIATTEPGLQLYTADHLGEPFAPGDGIALETQHFPDSPNRPEFPSTQLRPGGTYRSETVYGFGVRS, encoded by the coding sequence ATGGACAGCGAACTCTTCGGCACCCTTCCCGACGGCACCCCGGTCCACCGCTGGACGCTGGAGCGTGCCGAGGTGCGGGTGCGGATCCTGACGTACGGCGGGATCGTCCAGTCGGTCGAGATCCCCGACCGGGACGGGCACCGCGCGGACGTGGTGCTGGGCTTCCCCGACCTCGACGGGTATCTCGCGCACCCGGACCCGTATCTCGGGGCACTGGTCGGGCGGTACGCCAACCGGATCGCCGGCGGCCGCTTCCCGCTCGACGGTCTCACCTACAGCCTCGCGCAGAACAACGCCCCCAACTCCCTGCACGGCGGGGAGCGCGGTTTCGACAAGCGGGTGTGGGACGTGGAACCGGTCGGGCACGGGCTGCGGCTCACCCGGGTCTCCCCGCACGGCGAGGAGGGCTTCCCGGGCCGTCTGGAGGTCACGGCGACATACGGGCTGGACGCGGCGGGCGCGCTGCACATCGCGTACGAGGCGGTCACGGACGCGCCGACCGTGGTGAACCTGACGAACCACACGTACTGGAACCTGGCCGGTTCGGGGAACGCGGGCGGTCACGAGCTCCGTCTGGCCGCCTCGCGGTTGACGCCGGTGGACGCGGATCTCATCCCCACCGGGGCGCTGGAGTCCGTGGACGGTACGCGCTTCGACTTCCGGACGGCGCGGAAGGCCGGCGCCGGGTACGACCACAACTTCGTGCTGGACAAGGGAACGACGGCGAGCGCGGTCGAGGTCGCGGAGCTCCACGATCCCTCCTCCGGGCGGGTGCTGACGATCGCGACCACCGAGCCCGGCCTCCAGCTCTACACCGCCGACCATCTGGGCGAGCCGTTCGCGCCCGGCGACGGGATCGCGCTGGAGACGCAGCACTTCCCGGACTCCCCGAACCGGCCGGAGTTCCCGAGCACGCAGCTGCGGCCGGGCGGGACGTACCGTTCGGAGACGGTGTACGGGTTCGGGGTGCGCTCCTAG
- a CDS encoding RidA family protein — MRITLDSPAGAPQPANGHYSQVARVELAGGGALLYLSGQVADGVGLAEQSRGVFEAIDALLKAHGATLADVINIRTYLTDITGLPEYGAVRARYLTGTPPTSMTLEVSRLFKPEALIEIEVVAAVPAVRGPE, encoded by the coding sequence GTGCGGATCACACTCGACAGCCCGGCCGGTGCGCCCCAGCCCGCCAATGGCCACTACTCCCAGGTGGCACGCGTCGAACTCGCGGGCGGTGGAGCCCTGTTGTACCTCTCCGGCCAGGTCGCCGACGGTGTCGGCCTGGCCGAGCAGAGCCGGGGCGTCTTCGAGGCGATCGACGCGCTGCTGAAGGCACACGGCGCGACGCTCGCCGACGTCATCAACATCCGTACGTATCTGACGGACATCACCGGGCTCCCCGAGTACGGCGCCGTACGCGCCCGGTACCTCACCGGCACCCCGCCCACCAGCATGACCCTGGAGGTCTCCCGCCTCTTCAAGCCGGAGGCGCTCATCGAGATCGAGGTAGTGGCCGCCGTCCCCGCCGTCCGGGGGCCGGAGTGA
- a CDS encoding glycoside hydrolase family 3 protein, whose protein sequence is MDAKTRLLAGQDMWSLPELPAIGLRSLVMSDGPIGVRGVRWTADDPSIALPSPTALAATWDPALAHRAGVLLAQEARRKHVHVLLAPTVNLHRSPLGGRHFEAYSEDPYLTGRIGTGYVRGVQSGGVGTTVKHFVANDAETDRFTVDNLVSERALRELYLAPFEAIVENARPWGIMTAYNSVNGTTMSEHHYLVNEILRGEWGFDGFNVSDWTAARSTVGAIEGGLDVAMPGPGTVYGDALAAAVRAGRTEEAKVDEAVRNVLRLAARVGILEGAEPVVTELPASVDGEALAREIARRSFVLVRNENATLPLRPGTVALSGAAARDARVLGGGSATVFPAHVVSPLDGLTAALPEGSLSYAVGADPNQELAVADKGFALRAECRDRDGEMIGCGSAPNGQIQWMGNDLPEGVTHDNLHTVDLRGTFTPRVGGTHTFGIKGLGAFTLTVDGTVRYEGTQVSTEDSPFTAFFGAPEERARVDLAAGETYEVSLRQVVVLPEGAPLRMVGFALVHQEPQRDPDELIAEAVAAARAADTAVVVVATTERVESEGFDREDLRLPGRQDDLVHAVAAANPNTVVIVNSGSPVELPWREEVAAVLLSWFPGQEGGSALADVLTGAHEPGGRLPTTWGSLADAPVTQVIPVDGELPYTEGVFIGYRAWERDGGTPAYPFGHGLGYTDWAYESIEPSAGGSDGDSDVDVDSVATVTVRVRNSGARPGREVVQLYLKPVEADSERPVRRLAAFAGVEAGPGESAEAVLGIPRRAFEIWDEEAGTWVFVKGSYEVAAGRSITDHRVVTTINV, encoded by the coding sequence CTGGACGCGAAGACGCGGCTGCTCGCGGGGCAGGACATGTGGTCGCTGCCCGAACTCCCCGCGATCGGGCTGCGCTCCCTCGTCATGTCCGACGGTCCGATCGGTGTGCGGGGCGTGCGCTGGACCGCCGACGACCCGTCCATCGCCCTCCCCTCACCGACCGCGCTCGCCGCCACCTGGGACCCCGCCCTGGCCCACCGCGCCGGCGTCCTCCTCGCCCAGGAGGCCCGCCGCAAGCACGTCCACGTGCTGCTCGCGCCCACGGTCAACCTGCACCGCTCGCCGCTCGGCGGCCGCCACTTCGAGGCGTACAGCGAGGACCCGTACCTGACCGGGCGGATCGGCACCGGCTATGTGCGGGGCGTGCAGTCCGGCGGCGTCGGCACCACCGTCAAGCACTTCGTGGCCAACGACGCCGAGACCGACCGCTTCACGGTGGACAACCTCGTCTCCGAACGCGCCCTGCGCGAGCTCTATCTGGCCCCCTTCGAGGCCATCGTCGAGAACGCCCGTCCCTGGGGCATCATGACCGCCTACAACTCGGTCAACGGCACCACGATGTCCGAGCACCACTATCTCGTGAACGAGATCCTGCGCGGCGAGTGGGGCTTCGACGGCTTCAACGTCTCCGACTGGACGGCGGCCCGCTCGACCGTGGGGGCGATCGAGGGCGGCCTCGACGTCGCCATGCCCGGCCCCGGGACCGTGTACGGCGACGCGCTCGCCGCCGCCGTCCGCGCGGGCCGCACCGAGGAGGCGAAGGTCGACGAGGCCGTCCGCAACGTCCTGCGGCTCGCCGCCCGCGTCGGCATCCTGGAGGGCGCCGAACCGGTGGTCACCGAGCTGCCGGCGTCCGTGGACGGCGAGGCCCTGGCCCGCGAGATCGCCCGCCGCTCCTTCGTCCTCGTACGCAACGAGAACGCGACGCTGCCGCTGCGGCCGGGCACCGTGGCGCTGAGCGGCGCCGCCGCCCGCGACGCCCGTGTCCTCGGCGGCGGCTCCGCCACCGTCTTCCCCGCCCACGTCGTGTCGCCCCTGGACGGCCTCACCGCGGCCCTCCCCGAGGGCAGCCTGTCGTACGCCGTCGGAGCCGACCCGAACCAGGAACTCGCCGTCGCCGACAAGGGGTTCGCGCTCCGCGCGGAATGCCGCGACCGGGACGGCGAGATGATCGGCTGCGGCTCCGCGCCCAACGGCCAGATCCAGTGGATGGGCAACGACCTTCCCGAGGGCGTCACCCACGACAACCTCCACACCGTGGACCTGAGGGGCACCTTCACCCCGCGTGTGGGCGGTACGCACACCTTCGGCATCAAGGGCCTCGGCGCGTTCACACTCACGGTCGACGGCACGGTCCGCTATGAAGGCACCCAGGTCAGCACGGAGGACAGCCCCTTCACGGCGTTCTTCGGCGCCCCCGAGGAGCGCGCCCGGGTCGATCTCGCCGCCGGTGAGACGTACGAGGTGTCCCTGCGCCAGGTGGTCGTCCTGCCCGAGGGCGCGCCCCTGAGGATGGTCGGCTTCGCCCTCGTCCACCAGGAACCGCAGCGCGATCCGGACGAACTGATCGCCGAGGCGGTCGCGGCGGCCCGCGCCGCGGACACCGCCGTCGTCGTGGTCGCCACGACCGAGCGTGTCGAGTCCGAGGGCTTCGACCGCGAGGACCTCCGGCTCCCCGGGCGCCAGGACGACCTGGTGCACGCAGTCGCCGCCGCCAACCCGAACACCGTGGTGATCGTCAACTCCGGTTCCCCGGTGGAGCTTCCGTGGCGCGAGGAGGTCGCCGCCGTGCTGCTCAGCTGGTTCCCCGGCCAGGAGGGCGGCAGCGCCCTCGCGGACGTCCTCACGGGCGCCCACGAGCCCGGCGGCCGGCTGCCCACGACCTGGGGTTCGCTCGCGGACGCCCCGGTCACCCAGGTGATCCCTGTCGACGGTGAACTCCCGTACACCGAGGGTGTGTTCATCGGCTACCGGGCCTGGGAGAGGGACGGCGGGACCCCCGCGTACCCCTTCGGTCACGGCCTTGGCTACACCGACTGGGCGTACGAGTCGATCGAACCTTCCGCCGGTGGCAGTGACGGTGACAGCGACGTTGACGTGGACAGCGTCGCGACGGTCACGGTCCGGGTCCGCAACTCCGGCGCGCGTCCCGGCCGCGAGGTCGTCCAGCTCTATCTGAAGCCGGTCGAGGCGGACAGCGAGCGCCCGGTCCGCCGGCTCGCCGCCTTCGCCGGTGTCGAGGCGGGTCCGGGAGAGAGCGCCGAGGCCGTGCTCGGCATCCCCCGCCGCGCTTTCGAGATCTGGGACGAGGAGGCCGGCACATGGGTGTTTGTGAAGGGTTCGTACGAGGTTGCCGCAGGCCGCTCGATCACCGACCACCGGGTCGTGACGACGATTAACGTCTGA
- a CDS encoding YrdB family protein, translated as MKVIKAANLGVLFLLELAVLVAAGYWGFGADAATPATWLLGLGAPAVLVVLWALFGSPKSRRKTRGAVRVGFELLWFGAGVAALALAGATGWAVALAAVCAVSKTAAAVWQQ; from the coding sequence ATGAAGGTCATCAAGGCGGCGAACCTGGGCGTCCTGTTCCTGCTGGAGCTCGCCGTCCTCGTGGCCGCCGGGTACTGGGGGTTCGGCGCGGACGCGGCGACACCGGCGACCTGGCTGCTCGGTCTCGGCGCCCCGGCCGTACTGGTCGTGCTGTGGGCGCTCTTCGGTTCCCCGAAGTCGCGCCGCAAGACCCGTGGCGCGGTCCGCGTCGGCTTCGAACTGCTCTGGTTCGGGGCGGGCGTGGCCGCGCTGGCCCTCGCCGGGGCCACGGGCTGGGCCGTCGCCCTCGCCGCCGTCTGCGCGGTGAGCAAGACAGCGGCGGCCGTCTGGCAGCAGTGA
- a CDS encoding organic hydroperoxide resistance protein yields MSIQQSDVLYTTVATAHNGRDGRVATDDGSLDVVVNPPKELGGSGAGTNPEQLFAAGYSACFQGALGVVARGLNADLTGSTVTARVGLGKNEDGFGIIVEISAAIPAVDAATARDLLERAHQVCPYSKATRGDVTVTLV; encoded by the coding sequence ATGTCCATCCAGCAGTCCGACGTCCTGTACACCACCGTCGCCACCGCGCACAACGGCCGCGACGGCCGTGTCGCCACCGACGACGGCAGCCTCGACGTCGTCGTAAACCCGCCGAAGGAACTGGGCGGGAGCGGCGCCGGGACCAACCCGGAGCAGCTCTTCGCCGCCGGGTACAGCGCCTGCTTCCAGGGTGCGCTCGGCGTCGTCGCCCGCGGGCTGAACGCGGACCTCACCGGCTCGACGGTCACCGCCAGGGTCGGTCTGGGCAAGAACGAGGACGGGTTCGGCATCATCGTCGAGATCTCCGCGGCCATCCCGGCCGTGGACGCGGCGACGGCGCGGGACCTGCTCGAGCGGGCCCATCAGGTCTGCCCGTACTCGAAGGCGACCCGGGGCGACGTCACGGTGACGCTCGTCTGA
- a CDS encoding LysR family transcriptional regulator encodes MPNPHDVPGLSTTWLRVFLEVARHGSFTVAARTLGWTQSAVSRQISSLESALGGVPLFDRLPRGVRLTDAGRVLVPHAETVVERLHGAGRELAALREAAGGRLRFGAFATADAALVPRAIAAFRTRRPGVRISREEGLTPALLDRLSTGHLDLAIVSTTGRAPLEAHSLHHLLDESLYVAVPAGHPLAAEASVRLPQLADADWISGSARPEGTLLDAALRHGFRPRVAHVVAEWTAKQGYVAAGLGVTLVPGLAAESVRPDVVLLPVRDEEAPARAVYAATVRGRSLAPATAAFLGALREAAARIPG; translated from the coding sequence ATGCCCAACCCGCATGACGTACCCGGTCTCTCCACCACCTGGCTGCGGGTCTTCCTGGAGGTGGCACGGCACGGTTCGTTCACCGTGGCCGCGCGGACCCTCGGCTGGACGCAGTCCGCGGTCTCCCGGCAGATCTCCTCGCTGGAGTCTGCGCTCGGCGGGGTCCCGCTCTTCGACCGGCTGCCCCGGGGCGTCCGGCTGACGGACGCGGGACGGGTCCTCGTGCCGCACGCCGAGACGGTGGTCGAGCGGCTGCACGGCGCCGGACGCGAGCTGGCGGCGCTGCGCGAGGCGGCGGGCGGCCGGCTCCGTTTCGGCGCCTTCGCCACGGCCGACGCGGCGCTGGTGCCGCGCGCCATCGCCGCCTTCCGCACGCGGCGTCCGGGGGTACGGATCAGCCGCGAGGAGGGGCTGACCCCGGCACTCCTGGACCGGTTGTCCACGGGCCATCTGGATCTGGCGATCGTCTCGACGACGGGCCGCGCCCCCTTGGAGGCCCACAGCCTGCACCACCTTCTCGACGAGTCCCTGTATGTCGCCGTGCCCGCCGGTCACCCGCTCGCCGCCGAGGCGTCGGTGCGACTGCCCCAACTCGCCGACGCCGACTGGATATCCGGCTCCGCCCGCCCCGAGGGCACGCTGCTGGACGCGGCCCTGCGGCACGGCTTCCGTCCGCGTGTCGCGCACGTCGTGGCCGAGTGGACCGCCAAGCAGGGGTACGTCGCCGCCGGTCTCGGGGTGACCCTGGTCCCGGGGCTCGCGGCCGAGTCCGTGCGCCCGGACGTCGTCCTGCTTCCGGTGCGCGACGAGGAGGCGCCGGCCCGGGCGGTGTACGCGGCGACCGTACGGGGCCGGTCCCTGGCACCGGCCACGGCGGCGTTTCTGGGCGCGCTGCGGGAGGCGGCGGCACGGATCCCCGGATGA
- a CDS encoding EI24 domain-containing protein has protein sequence MRDLGAGFNYLIQGQRWAARHGKQYGFGLLPGLITLVLYAAALIALAVWGEDFVTWATPFADHWTSPWTGLFRGLLTAVLFALALLLAVVTFTAVTLLVGQPFYESLSEKVDRDVSPDGTAPESGLPLWRELWISARDSLRIVVRALVWGILLFALGFVPVVGQTVVPVIGFFVTGFFLTEELTAVALQRRRVELRARLRLLRSRKMLVWGFGTPLGLAFLVPVVAVFLMPGAVAGATLMARDLLGEETGEPSADRAAQGDRGEQEDRELGATA, from the coding sequence ATGCGTGATCTCGGGGCAGGGTTCAACTACCTCATACAGGGCCAGCGATGGGCCGCACGGCACGGGAAGCAGTACGGATTCGGCCTGCTTCCGGGGCTGATCACCCTCGTGCTGTACGCGGCGGCACTCATCGCCCTCGCCGTCTGGGGTGAGGACTTCGTCACCTGGGCCACTCCCTTCGCGGACCACTGGACCAGCCCCTGGACGGGCCTCTTCCGCGGGCTCCTGACCGCCGTGCTCTTCGCCCTCGCCCTCCTGCTCGCCGTGGTCACCTTCACCGCGGTCACGCTCCTCGTCGGACAGCCCTTCTACGAGTCGCTCTCCGAGAAGGTCGACCGCGACGTCTCCCCGGACGGCACCGCCCCCGAGTCCGGGCTGCCGCTCTGGCGCGAGCTGTGGATCTCCGCACGCGACAGCCTCCGTATCGTCGTACGGGCTCTGGTCTGGGGCATCCTCCTCTTCGCCCTCGGCTTCGTCCCGGTCGTCGGCCAGACGGTCGTCCCGGTGATCGGTTTCTTCGTCACCGGCTTCTTCCTCACCGAGGAACTCACCGCGGTGGCCCTCCAGCGCCGCCGCGTCGAGCTCCGCGCCCGCCTCCGCCTGCTCCGTTCCCGGAAGATGCTGGTCTGGGGCTTCGGCACCCCCCTGGGCCTCGCCTTCCTGGTCCCCGTCGTCGCCGTCTTCCTGATGCCGGGTGCCGTCGCGGGCGCCACGCTGATGGCCCGTGACCTGCTGGGCGAGGAGACGGGCGAGCCGAGCGCAGACCGGGCGGCCCAGGGAGACCGGGGAGAGCAGGAGGACCGGGAGCTCGGGGCGACGGCGTGA